A stretch of the Candidatus Cloacimonadota bacterium genome encodes the following:
- the xseA gene encoding exodeoxyribonuclease VII large subunit: MDNIQVFSVFEISRHLRQVIESSIEPLYVKGEISNYVHHSSGHMYFNLKDEYATLRCTFFKGANNNLNFNPMDGQSVICFGKITLYEKGGSYNLNVTSMQPAGIGAMQARFEALKKKLMEEGLFEESHKKKLPPYPETIGIVTSPTGAALQDLSNILSRRYPVKAFVYPALVQGNDAPRTLINGIEFFNQSFPVDLIIITRGGGSQEDLFCFNDENLARAIFKSNIPIISAVGHEIDFSISDFVSDLRAPTPSAAAEIAVPNKDDLLNYLNSQKQRLNLTAKNAVANYKQQMSEYALKLSKFHPQRLWQDYQQRFDLAEMALANIKHFIREPQNTLKHAENKLIISAQYSIMTKLERGINELNSLEQRLNMLCNRGIQDISLKLKTKAEVLNQLSPQLLMQKGWSVAIKDNKIIKSVNELHPGDILSIRFADGKTAVEVLEEQ, encoded by the coding sequence TGTATTTTAATCTAAAAGACGAATATGCCACACTGAGATGTACTTTTTTTAAAGGGGCAAACAATAACCTAAACTTTAATCCGATGGATGGACAAAGCGTAATTTGTTTTGGTAAGATTACTTTATATGAAAAAGGTGGCTCCTACAATCTGAATGTTACTTCGATGCAACCTGCGGGAATCGGTGCCATGCAGGCTCGTTTTGAAGCCCTTAAGAAAAAGCTTATGGAAGAAGGGTTATTTGAAGAATCTCACAAAAAAAAGCTGCCCCCATACCCCGAAACTATTGGCATAGTAACCTCTCCTACAGGTGCTGCCTTGCAAGATTTATCAAATATCCTTTCGCGTCGATATCCTGTTAAAGCTTTTGTGTATCCGGCACTAGTACAAGGTAACGACGCTCCTCGTACCTTGATAAATGGAATAGAATTCTTCAACCAAAGTTTTCCGGTAGACCTGATTATTATCACTAGAGGGGGCGGTTCTCAGGAAGATCTTTTCTGTTTTAACGATGAGAATCTCGCACGAGCCATATTCAAATCGAACATCCCCATTATCTCTGCCGTAGGTCATGAAATTGATTTTAGCATCAGTGATTTCGTGTCTGACTTACGTGCTCCCACACCTTCGGCTGCAGCAGAAATTGCAGTACCTAATAAAGATGATTTACTAAACTATCTAAACTCACAAAAACAACGCCTTAATCTCACGGCAAAGAATGCTGTTGCAAACTATAAACAACAGATGAGCGAATATGCTCTTAAACTTTCTAAATTTCACCCCCAACGCCTTTGGCAAGACTATCAGCAACGTTTTGACCTGGCAGAAATGGCTTTAGCTAATATCAAACACTTTATCCGTGAACCCCAAAATACGCTTAAACATGCTGAAAATAAACTTATTATATCTGCACAGTATTCAATAATGACAAAATTGGAGCGAGGCATAAACGAGCTTAATTCCCTTGAGCAGCGCTTGAACATGCTTTGTAATAGGGGTATACAAGATATCTCTCTTAAACTAAAAACTAAAGCTGAAGTTCTTAATCAACTCTCACCTCAACTATTGATGCAAAAAGGATGGTCTGTTGCAATAAAGGACAACAAGATTATTAAAAGCGTTAATGAGCTACATCCAGGAGATATCCTTAGTATAAGGTTTGCCGATGGAAAAACTGCCGTTGAGGTTCTCGAAGAACAATGA